A window of the Parvularcula bermudensis HTCC2503 genome harbors these coding sequences:
- a CDS encoding TraV family lipoprotein, with translation MTRALIIPLFALAVTGCSSTMRLENVAGTWSCPRVDGVCADIAAIDRSVVGETGPLPIRGPATPSSPLVTVGLEEDGMALTRTGDEVARIVLAPMIDAHGHYHASRVIYAVMSTGGWARTPVARPEATSIAATAPLPTEPRTRLASEGGDRDD, from the coding sequence ATGACCCGTGCCCTGATCATCCCGCTTTTCGCTCTCGCTGTGACAGGCTGTTCCAGCACCATGCGCCTCGAGAATGTTGCCGGCACGTGGAGCTGTCCGCGGGTCGATGGCGTCTGCGCCGACATTGCCGCGATCGACCGCAGCGTAGTTGGCGAGACCGGGCCGTTGCCGATCCGTGGCCCCGCCACACCGTCCTCACCCCTCGTCACCGTCGGCCTGGAAGAGGACGGCATGGCCCTGACCCGCACCGGGGATGAGGTGGCGCGGATCGTCCTGGCGCCGATGATCGACGCCCATGGCCACTATCATGCGAGCCGTGTGATCTATGCCGTCATGAGCACGGGGGGATGGGCGCGCACGCCGGTCGCCAGGCCGGAGGCCACCTCCATTGCTGCGACCGCGCCGCTGCCGACGGAGCCGCGCACGCGGCTCGCCTCCGAAGGAGGGGATCGTGACGACTGA
- a CDS encoding DsbC family protein, with protein MGSLRHNLSVGGVMIAAVTLASPSLAQETPDVQGKVAKRFTDTAVDAVDCEGFGPLCQVIAGRTVFYVDEAVRHAFIGRVYDLEAKVDLTERTLAVIAPSADIEGAPAVGLRWADLPWDSAIIRNEGGALKVAVFSDLHCGYCQRLSAALHDAPDIEAHEFLVGMAQSEGPSRAIGCAEDPEAALAAYYAARSLPAGSCDRDIVAPAREAAQRIGLTGTPTFLRPDGAVTAGFRDIDTLRAWIAEGQAEETVQ; from the coding sequence ATGGGAAGTCTGAGACATAATCTGTCCGTAGGCGGCGTGATGATCGCTGCGGTAACGCTGGCCTCGCCAAGCCTCGCGCAGGAGACGCCGGACGTTCAGGGCAAGGTCGCCAAGCGTTTTACCGATACGGCGGTCGATGCGGTCGACTGCGAGGGCTTCGGCCCGCTCTGCCAGGTCATCGCCGGTCGGACTGTCTTCTATGTCGACGAGGCGGTGCGGCACGCTTTTATCGGCCGCGTCTATGATCTCGAGGCCAAGGTCGACCTGACCGAGCGGACCCTCGCCGTGATTGCGCCGTCTGCTGACATCGAGGGGGCGCCCGCCGTCGGGCTCCGCTGGGCCGATTTGCCTTGGGACAGCGCCATTATCCGCAATGAAGGCGGTGCGCTGAAGGTCGCCGTCTTCTCCGACCTTCATTGCGGCTACTGCCAGCGCCTCTCCGCGGCGCTGCACGACGCCCCGGATATCGAAGCCCATGAGTTTCTGGTCGGCATGGCGCAGTCGGAAGGCCCAAGCCGCGCCATTGGCTGCGCGGAGGATCCCGAAGCCGCGCTCGCGGCTTACTATGCCGCGCGCAGCCTTCCTGCCGGGAGCTGCGACCGGGATATCGTCGCGCCAGCGAGAGAAGCGGCCCAGCGCATCGGTCTCACCGGCACGCCGACCTTTTTAAGGCCTGACGGCGCGGTGACGGCCGGCTTCCGCGACATCGATACTTTGCGCGCCTGGATCGCCGAAGGGCAGGCCGAGGAGACGGTCCAATGA
- a CDS encoding TraB/VirB10 family protein encodes MSEENKKRLTRQRLLMYGAGAAAVAAASVWIFSGDGADNQTRAEDLRRRKAMTDVINPPGMADDFLSETGTRLAAVEGAISRLEADNTSLKEALRSRDLELAATRADLQKTRDDAAAMVEDMAGRVASVSTRTEPALGLPTSEPSAIGDPFGRRGVLPSGAAPQPLSVEPVIPRTVQVLQFAAATEALDTRVLEPAVFRLDEGDYVPPNAYAPAHVLVGVDMSTGVRLSADPKPVLLRITGPARSVLQNGRQLDVDLTGCLVNGAAHAELSSERVYVKLQKITCDRGDGEVAESPVEGYIAQLGKVGVRGRVVSREGDIVSKALVAGVVGGFGRGIARNTDQIFAAGTAGGSTIIGQDNLSAGEIAAGGFGEGLATAADTVSDYLIDRAEQYQPVIEMPTGIDVEIVFLSGFYARGTQ; translated from the coding sequence GTGAGCGAGGAGAACAAGAAGCGCCTCACCCGGCAACGGCTCCTGATGTACGGCGCCGGCGCGGCCGCCGTCGCGGCGGCCAGCGTCTGGATCTTCTCCGGCGACGGGGCCGATAATCAAACCCGTGCGGAGGATCTACGGCGGCGCAAGGCGATGACCGACGTCATCAACCCGCCTGGCATGGCGGACGATTTTCTTTCCGAAACCGGGACAAGGCTTGCCGCCGTGGAGGGCGCCATCTCCCGGCTCGAGGCCGACAACACATCCCTCAAGGAGGCCCTGCGCTCCCGCGACCTCGAACTCGCCGCGACCCGCGCCGACCTCCAGAAGACCCGCGACGATGCCGCCGCCATGGTGGAGGACATGGCGGGCCGCGTTGCCTCGGTCAGCACCCGCACCGAACCCGCCTTGGGGTTGCCGACGTCCGAACCCTCTGCCATCGGCGATCCCTTCGGGCGGCGGGGCGTCCTGCCTTCGGGCGCGGCGCCCCAACCCTTGAGCGTCGAGCCGGTCATCCCGCGGACCGTGCAGGTCCTGCAGTTCGCGGCGGCGACGGAAGCCCTCGACACACGGGTCCTCGAGCCCGCGGTGTTCCGGCTCGATGAGGGCGATTACGTCCCGCCCAACGCCTATGCCCCGGCACATGTGCTGGTGGGCGTCGACATGTCGACCGGCGTCCGTCTTTCCGCCGATCCCAAACCCGTCCTTTTACGGATTACCGGGCCAGCGCGGTCTGTGCTGCAGAACGGACGCCAACTGGACGTCGATCTCACCGGCTGTCTCGTCAATGGGGCGGCCCATGCGGAGCTGTCCTCCGAGCGGGTCTATGTGAAGCTCCAGAAGATCACCTGTGACCGGGGTGACGGCGAAGTCGCCGAGAGCCCGGTCGAAGGGTACATTGCCCAGCTTGGCAAGGTTGGGGTCAGGGGCCGGGTGGTCTCGCGGGAAGGGGACATCGTCTCCAAGGCGCTCGTGGCTGGCGTCGTTGGCGGGTTTGGCCGCGGCATCGCGCGCAACACGGATCAGATCTTCGCGGCGGGCACCGCGGGCGGATCGACCATCATCGGTCAGGACAATCTGTCGGCCGGGGAGATCGCCGCGGGCGGCTTTGGCGAAGGGCTCGCCACGGCAGCCGACACGGTCTCCGACTACCTCATCGATCGCGCCGAGCAGTACCAGCCGGTGATCGAGATGCCGACCGGCATCGATGTCGAGATCGTCTTCCTGTCCGGCTTCTATGCGCGAGGGACGCAATGA
- a CDS encoding type-F conjugative transfer system secretin TraK has protein sequence MIRTLLISAASAACLSAAAHAQQIVEASDGGVVTGYVSASGITRLRFTSDAAASVQMAEGGEGAGFSIQHEPATGDLYLTLGRLPRQGEAVGAASFFVTTRAGYTYQVELAAKATPSTQIEVRNPDLARRQTERALAETSLDEEVVALTRAMWASALLDGYEIKRPVVRERAAGTLRLAVRATYESDALQGRVLIARNPSRGDVAIEESLFLAPGVAAVTIQGPRVLGPGASVPVLIVDRGQP, from the coding sequence ATGATTCGGACCCTCCTTATCTCCGCCGCCAGTGCGGCCTGTCTTAGCGCGGCGGCCCATGCCCAACAAATCGTCGAAGCCTCCGATGGCGGTGTCGTCACCGGCTATGTGAGCGCCAGTGGGATCACGCGGCTGCGCTTTACGAGCGATGCCGCGGCGTCGGTCCAGATGGCCGAAGGCGGAGAGGGGGCCGGGTTCTCGATCCAGCACGAGCCCGCCACGGGGGATCTCTATCTGACCCTCGGTCGGCTGCCCCGCCAGGGCGAGGCCGTCGGCGCGGCGAGCTTCTTCGTCACAACGCGGGCAGGATACACTTATCAGGTCGAGCTTGCGGCCAAGGCGACGCCGTCCACCCAGATCGAGGTGCGAAACCCTGACCTTGCCCGCCGCCAGACGGAACGGGCGCTTGCCGAAACGTCGCTCGATGAGGAAGTCGTCGCCCTGACCCGCGCCATGTGGGCCAGTGCATTGCTCGACGGCTATGAGATCAAGCGGCCGGTTGTTCGCGAGCGGGCCGCCGGGACGCTGCGCCTCGCGGTCCGGGCAACCTATGAAAGCGACGCGCTTCAGGGACGTGTGCTGATTGCCCGCAATCCGAGCCGCGGTGACGTGGCGATCGAGGAAAGCCTGTTCCTGGCGCCGGGCGTTGCGGCGGTGACCATCCAAGGACCGCGTGTTCTCGGTCCCGGCGCATCCGTCCCCGTCCTCATCGTCGATCGGGGGCAGCCGTGA
- a CDS encoding type IV conjugative transfer system protein TraE has product MDTNVSYTRLKTALRQRNVLAVFTLLLGVTGLLQTYLIATRDRHVILTPTLLSDTAISARAPSPEYLEQVTRDVAGLFLNRHPHNLSYFRENILRLAHPSTHGEIESALMETERRLIATKTATVFYPAEIYVDPLTLYSEIRGELHTYLGPERVSSDPALYAADWRFEAMRLWLEDFYPITADEARAPKAPLIKAETTR; this is encoded by the coding sequence ATGGACACGAACGTCTCCTATACCCGCCTCAAGACGGCCCTCCGCCAACGGAACGTCCTGGCTGTCTTCACGCTGCTCCTCGGCGTCACCGGCCTTCTTCAGACCTATCTCATCGCGACGCGCGACCGGCATGTCATCCTGACGCCGACGCTGCTGTCCGATACGGCGATCAGCGCCCGTGCACCGTCGCCTGAATATCTTGAACAGGTGACCCGCGACGTGGCCGGGCTGTTCCTCAACCGGCACCCCCATAATCTCTCCTACTTCAGAGAGAACATTCTCCGCCTCGCGCACCCCTCGACCCATGGCGAGATCGAGTCGGCGCTGATGGAGACCGAACGGCGACTGATCGCCACCAAGACGGCGACGGTCTTCTATCCGGCGGAGATCTATGTCGATCCGCTGACGCTCTATTCCGAAATCCGCGGCGAGCTTCACACCTATCTGGGCCCCGAGCGGGTCTCCTCCGATCCCGCGCTTTATGCCGCCGACTGGCGTTTCGAGGCCATGCGGCTCTGGCTCGAGGATTTCTATCCCATCACGGCCGACGAGGCGCGCGCGCCCAAGGCGCCGCTTATCAAAGCGGAGACGACGCGATGA
- the traL gene encoding type IV conjugative transfer system protein TraL, producing the protein MAQTDRTRIPATLDEPEKLAFWTIDEFIVLIGGFMLGIVLSRFVEGILAGFVGVWALKKFKKGESLNLLRYAAYWVLPSSLFAFKRTLSSYKRDLAG; encoded by the coding sequence ATGGCGCAGACGGACAGAACCCGTATCCCGGCGACCCTCGACGAGCCTGAAAAGCTCGCCTTCTGGACGATCGACGAATTTATCGTCCTGATCGGCGGCTTCATGCTCGGGATCGTCCTGTCGCGCTTCGTCGAAGGGATCCTCGCCGGCTTTGTCGGTGTCTGGGCGCTCAAGAAGTTCAAGAAGGGCGAGAGCCTCAACCTCTTACGATACGCTGCCTATTGGGTGCTGCCCTCAAGCCTCTTCGCCTTCAAGCGGACCTTGTCCTCCTACAAGCGGGACCTGGCGGGCTGA
- a CDS encoding helix-turn-helix domain-containing protein, producing the protein MEGPADICPSAARIAQRLGNRLLMARLRRGLSQTHLAEMVGIGSGSTIAKFEAGKRPPSLPTLIKLAAALEIETPALLDGLDDRQLPAEDPSPLDGAIVLELIRRRAVTLESPHIRKVVYSNLDKLDDRTLRRLLEDLAGGGPGSNDGSHAA; encoded by the coding sequence ATGGAAGGACCAGCCGATATTTGCCCAAGCGCGGCGCGCATTGCCCAGAGACTGGGAAACAGACTTCTCATGGCGCGCCTTCGCCGCGGGCTCTCGCAAACCCATCTGGCCGAGATGGTCGGGATCGGTTCTGGGTCCACCATTGCCAAGTTTGAAGCTGGCAAACGTCCCCCCTCTCTTCCTACACTGATCAAGCTCGCGGCCGCGCTCGAGATCGAGACCCCTGCGCTCCTTGACGGGCTCGACGACCGACAGCTTCCGGCCGAAGACCCCTCTCCTCTCGACGGCGCGATCGTGCTGGAACTCATCCGTAGGCGCGCGGTCACCCTCGAGAGCCCTCACATCCGAAAGGTCGTCTACAGCAATCTCGACAAGCTCGATGACCGGACACTGCGGCGTCTCCTTGAAGATCTAGCGGGCGGTGGGCCTGGATCGAACGATGGCAGCCACGCCGCCTAG
- a CDS encoding DUF6538 domain-containing protein produces MATKRATPLLMVSRSDADRYLKSRGRRWWYCRRVPTRFAHLDTRGTIRESLGTDSLEVARLRRDHLAEADDAYWQGLALAAAGEGGAEALGALRQRHKAAQTRALAAGFTYRTVDRLAATPDLDDLVERLLAVRERSHSDDIAPREAEALLGGAPQPPVRVSDAFEIYLREIAFNDTLYKSPRQRYSWEKTKRTSIGYFIDQVGDLVLTEITRDHALDYQRWWSAQVKPTDPKAKPVAPNTANRHIGNIRTLYTSYFKHIGEEERPNPFRGIHFKAKSRTEVPPFENDWVRSRILKPGALLGLNLDLQVITYMLIETGCRPSEIINLQLEDIVLEAAVPHIAIRARTSREIKTLTSAREIPLVGVALEAAKRARGGFPRYQDKSELFSANMMKGFRRRGLFPTPDHVIYSFRHAFEKRMQEANIDYGLRCLLMGHKTTRPVYGDGGSLAYRRDELLKIAHPFSPEIFERLDDEVASR; encoded by the coding sequence ATGGCTACAAAACGTGCTACACCGCTGCTCATGGTGAGCCGGTCCGACGCCGATCGCTACCTCAAATCACGCGGCCGGAGATGGTGGTATTGCCGCCGCGTCCCGACCCGTTTTGCCCATCTCGATACCCGCGGCACAATCAGAGAAAGTCTGGGGACGGACTCTCTGGAAGTGGCTCGCCTGCGCCGTGACCATCTGGCCGAGGCCGACGATGCCTATTGGCAAGGGCTGGCCCTGGCCGCTGCCGGGGAGGGTGGAGCCGAGGCCCTGGGGGCGCTGCGTCAGCGGCACAAGGCCGCCCAGACCCGGGCGCTGGCGGCGGGCTTCACCTACCGGACAGTCGACCGCCTCGCTGCGACCCCCGACCTCGACGACCTGGTCGAGCGGCTGCTCGCCGTCCGGGAGCGGAGCCACAGCGATGACATCGCGCCGCGGGAAGCCGAGGCGCTTCTGGGCGGTGCCCCGCAGCCGCCGGTCAGGGTCTCCGATGCGTTCGAGATCTATCTGCGTGAGATCGCCTTCAACGACACCCTCTACAAGTCACCCCGCCAGCGCTACAGCTGGGAGAAGACCAAGCGCACCTCAATCGGCTACTTCATCGACCAGGTCGGCGATCTCGTCCTCACCGAGATCACGAGAGACCATGCCCTCGATTATCAGCGCTGGTGGTCGGCCCAGGTGAAGCCCACCGATCCCAAGGCCAAGCCCGTGGCACCGAACACGGCGAACCGCCATATCGGCAATATCCGGACGCTGTACACGTCCTATTTCAAGCATATCGGCGAGGAAGAGCGTCCGAACCCCTTTCGCGGCATCCACTTCAAGGCGAAGTCGCGGACCGAAGTGCCGCCCTTCGAGAATGACTGGGTCCGGAGCCGGATCCTGAAGCCAGGTGCGCTGCTCGGTCTCAATCTCGACCTCCAGGTCATCACCTATATGCTGATCGAAACCGGATGTCGCCCGAGCGAGATCATCAATCTGCAGTTGGAGGATATCGTGCTCGAGGCGGCTGTGCCTCACATCGCCATCCGGGCCCGGACCAGCCGCGAGATCAAGACGCTGACCTCGGCCCGCGAGATTCCGCTGGTCGGTGTCGCGTTGGAGGCGGCCAAGCGTGCCCGGGGCGGCTTCCCCCGCTATCAGGACAAGAGCGAGCTCTTCTCCGCCAATATGATGAAGGGATTTCGACGCCGCGGTCTTTTTCCGACACCGGATCATGTCATCTATTCGTTCCGGCACGCCTTCGAGAAGCGGATGCAGGAGGCCAATATCGACTATGGGCTGCGTTGCCTCCTGATGGGGCATAAGACGACCCGGCCCGTTTACGGTGATGGCGGTTCACTCGCCTATCGGCGGGATGAGCTTCTCAAGATCGCCCACCCGTTCTCGCCCGAGATCTTCGAGCGGCTCGATGATGAGGTCGCGTCGCGCTGA
- a CDS encoding DEAD/DEAH box helicase, whose product MTENDTDQSPKTTPTFSELGLDTKILEALTESGYTHPTPIQADAIPEALRGRDVLGIAQTGTGKTASFVLPVIHRLARGRARARMPRSLILAPTRELAAQVSEQFEKYGKNHKLSMALLIGGVSFADQDAKLTRGVDVLIATPGRLLDHHERGKLLLTGLEVMVVDEADRMLDMGFIPDLERIFKLTPFTRQTLFFSATMPPEIQRLTDQFLSAPARIEVAKPATTAKTITQRIARLPSGEDKLKRAALRHLVETAENLKNGIIFCNRKKNVDVIAKSLQEHGFDARPIHGDLPQSFRTETLQMFRDGGLKLLVASDVAARGLDIPDVSHVFNFSVPINADDYVHRIGRTGRAGRLGHAVMLVTPDDGKAFDAVLKVTGLDKIEEHDISALLDDWNGAARPPEKGRNNRRGGPNKKEASSSRPTSNKGRDRRDDRHDDGPADPVVGFGDHTPDFLLKEMS is encoded by the coding sequence GTGACCGAAAACGACACCGATCAATCGCCCAAGACGACACCGACATTCTCCGAACTTGGTCTCGATACCAAGATCCTGGAGGCGTTGACGGAGTCCGGCTATACGCATCCGACCCCGATCCAGGCCGACGCGATCCCCGAGGCCCTCCGCGGTCGCGACGTGCTGGGTATCGCGCAAACAGGGACCGGAAAAACGGCCTCCTTTGTCCTGCCCGTCATTCATCGACTGGCCAGGGGGCGGGCCCGGGCGCGTATGCCACGGTCGCTTATTCTCGCGCCAACCCGAGAACTCGCCGCCCAGGTCTCTGAACAGTTCGAGAAATACGGGAAGAACCATAAGCTGAGCATGGCGCTGCTGATTGGCGGGGTCTCGTTCGCCGATCAGGACGCCAAGCTGACCCGTGGCGTCGATGTGCTTATCGCGACCCCCGGCCGACTGCTCGACCATCATGAGCGGGGCAAATTGCTGCTCACCGGACTAGAGGTGATGGTGGTCGACGAGGCTGACCGCATGCTCGATATGGGGTTCATCCCGGACCTTGAGCGGATCTTCAAACTGACCCCCTTTACGCGGCAGACCCTGTTCTTCTCCGCCACAATGCCGCCGGAGATCCAGAGACTGACCGACCAATTCCTGTCGGCCCCGGCGAGGATCGAAGTGGCAAAGCCCGCCACCACCGCCAAGACGATTACCCAACGGATCGCCCGCCTGCCGAGCGGGGAGGACAAGCTGAAGCGCGCCGCCCTTCGGCATCTGGTGGAAACAGCCGAAAATCTCAAAAACGGTATTATCTTCTGCAATCGGAAGAAAAATGTCGATGTCATCGCCAAGTCTTTGCAAGAGCATGGCTTCGATGCGCGACCGATCCATGGCGATTTACCGCAAAGTTTCCGCACGGAAACCTTACAGATGTTCCGCGATGGGGGGCTGAAGCTGCTTGTCGCATCGGATGTGGCGGCCCGGGGGCTCGACATCCCCGATGTCAGTCACGTCTTCAATTTCTCGGTGCCGATCAATGCTGACGATTATGTCCATCGCATCGGACGGACAGGACGCGCCGGCCGCCTGGGTCACGCGGTCATGCTGGTCACCCCAGACGATGGAAAAGCGTTCGATGCCGTCCTGAAGGTCACCGGTCTCGACAAGATCGAAGAGCACGATATCAGCGCGCTGCTCGACGATTGGAACGGCGCCGCGCGCCCCCCCGAAAAGGGCCGGAACAACCGGCGCGGCGGCCCCAACAAGAAAGAGGCGAGCAGCAGTCGCCCGACGAGCAATAAGGGGCGTGACCGACGGGATGACCGTCACGACGATGGACCCGCCGACCCGGTCGTTGGCTTTGGCGATCACACACCGGATTTTCTTCTGAAAGAAATGTCCTAA
- the miaA gene encoding tRNA (adenosine(37)-N6)-dimethylallyltransferase MiaA, whose protein sequence is MEGVIIAGPTASGKSAAALEIAAALDGEIVNADAMQIYRELPILTASPSAVDRAQIPHHLYNCVPGEERWSAGLFARKAAALCDDILARGRRPIVVGGTGLWLKALTDGLSPIPPIDDSYGRAAAARWAQLGPEDFRREVLNLDPAMEALAPADRQRHLRAWTVATATGTPLSEWQRVPPTPVLTIEWARGVLMPDRETLRTRSAHRFAAMVERGAMGEVAALLARDLSLSLPIMKAVGVRELSKVLAGEWSLEEGVSAAVTATHRLVKRQTTWFNNQFSAWPQSASANALNEALGGGQGRR, encoded by the coding sequence ATGGAAGGGGTGATCATCGCCGGACCCACGGCCAGCGGCAAATCCGCCGCGGCCTTGGAGATCGCTGCCGCGCTCGACGGCGAGATCGTCAATGCCGATGCGATGCAAATCTATCGCGAGCTGCCGATCCTGACGGCCTCGCCGAGCGCTGTCGACCGGGCCCAAATTCCCCACCACCTCTATAATTGTGTCCCGGGGGAGGAGCGGTGGTCGGCTGGTCTCTTCGCCCGCAAGGCGGCGGCCCTCTGCGACGATATTCTGGCGCGGGGCCGGCGCCCAATCGTGGTCGGTGGCACTGGCCTGTGGCTGAAGGCGCTGACCGACGGCCTGTCCCCCATCCCCCCCATCGACGATAGCTATGGGAGAGCGGCGGCGGCGCGCTGGGCGCAATTGGGGCCGGAGGACTTCCGCCGTGAGGTGCTTAACCTCGATCCTGCGATGGAGGCTTTGGCGCCGGCGGACCGACAGCGCCATTTGCGCGCCTGGACCGTGGCGACCGCCACGGGGACGCCGCTGAGTGAATGGCAGCGGGTGCCCCCGACGCCGGTTCTCACGATTGAGTGGGCGCGGGGCGTATTGATGCCAGATCGCGAAACCTTGCGGACCCGCTCTGCGCACCGTTTCGCCGCCATGGTGGAGAGGGGCGCTATGGGAGAAGTGGCGGCGCTGTTGGCCAGGGATCTGTCGCTGTCCTTGCCGATCATGAAGGCGGTCGGGGTGCGGGAGCTGTCCAAGGTCTTGGCGGGGGAATGGTCCCTCGAGGAGGGCGTGTCGGCGGCGGTGACGGCCACCCACCGCCTGGTGAAGCGCCAAACCACCTGGTTCAACAATCAGTTCTCGGCATGGCCGCAATCGGCCTCGGCCAACGCTCTCAACGAGGCATTGGGGGGCGGCCAGGGGCGCCGTTAG
- the grxD gene encoding Grx4 family monothiol glutaredoxin, translated as MTASAREEIDSAIKSNDIMLFMKGTPQFPQCGFSSAVVQILDYLGADYGSMNVLEDQEIRQGIKDYSDWPTIPQLYVKGEFVGGCDIIREMFEQGELRPFLAEKGLITAEA; from the coding sequence ATGACCGCATCCGCCCGAGAGGAAATCGACTCGGCCATCAAGTCGAACGACATCATGCTGTTTATGAAGGGAACGCCGCAATTCCCCCAATGTGGATTTTCAAGTGCAGTGGTGCAGATCCTCGACTATCTCGGCGCCGACTATGGATCGATGAACGTTCTTGAGGATCAAGAGATCCGGCAGGGGATTAAAGACTATTCCGATTGGCCGACGATCCCCCAACTCTACGTCAAAGGGGAGTTTGTGGGCGGCTGTGACATCATCCGCGAGATGTTCGAGCAAGGCGAACTTCGGCCTTTCCTCGCAGAAAAAGGGCTTATCACCGCCGAAGCGTAA
- the rpsD gene encoding 30S ribosomal protein S4 produces the protein MSKRQNAKYKIDRRVGENIWGRPKSPFNRREYKPGMHGQRRAGKMSDFGQQLMAKQKLKGYYGNISEKQFQRIYDEAAKRKGNTAELMIGILESRLDAVVYRAKFVPTVFAARQFVNHGHVKVNGVRTNIPSYRLKPGDVVEVRERSKNMALVLEALQLPERDIPDYVDVDPKKMTATLVRVPEFSDVPYAATMEPNLVVEYYAS, from the coding sequence ATGTCAAAGCGTCAGAACGCAAAGTATAAAATCGACCGTCGGGTCGGCGAAAATATTTGGGGTCGCCCGAAATCTCCCTTCAATCGTCGTGAATATAAGCCCGGGATGCACGGCCAACGCCGCGCCGGCAAGATGTCCGACTTTGGCCAGCAATTGATGGCCAAGCAGAAGCTCAAGGGCTATTACGGCAACATCTCCGAAAAGCAGTTCCAGCGGATCTATGACGAGGCGGCGAAGCGGAAGGGGAACACCGCCGAGCTGATGATCGGCATTTTGGAATCCCGGCTCGACGCCGTGGTCTATCGGGCGAAATTCGTGCCCACTGTGTTTGCCGCGCGGCAATTCGTGAACCACGGTCACGTCAAGGTGAATGGAGTGCGGACGAATATCCCTTCCTACCGCCTGAAGCCCGGCGATGTCGTGGAAGTTCGCGAACGATCCAAGAATATGGCCCTCGTCCTTGAGGCCCTCCAACTGCCTGAGCGTGATATCCCCGATTATGTGGATGTCGACCCAAAGAAAATGACTGCAACCTTGGTTCGGGTCCCTGAATTCTCCGATGTGCCCTACGCCGCGACGATGGAGCCGAACCTCGTCGTTGAGTACTACGCTTCCTAA